DNA from Conexivisphaera calida:
GGGTACTGAAGGCGGCGGCCAGCCCCGCGCTCAACGATTTGTGTGGACGCGCCCGGGCGATCCGGAGCCGCCGATACGCTCAGCGCCCGCGCTCCAGGTGATCGAGCGGGACGCGCTCGGTGCGGGGCGCCGCCAGGGCGGCCGCGAGGGCCAGGATCGCGAACGTCGGCGCGAGGGCCAGGGGCAGCCCCCTGAAGAGGGATCCGAGGGCCAGCAGCGGCAACATCAGCGTGCCGAGGAATCCCCCTAGGCGACCCGACGCGAAGCATATGCCGTTGCAGGTGCTCCTCATGCTGGTCGGGAAGAGCTCCGCCGAGTAGACCCCGTTCGTGGAGTACAGGATGCCCCCGAAGACCCAGGAGGAGATCAGGGACGGCACTAGGCCGTACAGGCCGTGGGAGACAAGTGCCAGCGAGCCCAGCGACGCCGCGAGACCCGCGGCCCCGACGATCATGAGCGGCCTCCTCCCGACCGAGTCTACGCGAGCGCTGACCACGGAGCTCCCGAGCAGGAATGCCAGCCACTGGAGGGCGGATATCAACAGCGACTCCGCCGCCGGAAGGCCCAGCGCCAGCGCGAGGGCGGAGGCTGTGTAGTTGGCGAACACCGCCAGCACCAGCGTGGTGAGGAAGTACGATGATGACACGAAGGACAGGCGCCCGAGCACCCCCCTGATGCGCCACGACAGCCGGGGCACGGACGCGTGCGCCGACCAGTGCCGGCTCTCCACGACCCTCCCCCTGAGACCCAGGACCAGCGCCGGGGGCACTCCGCCGAAGGCCAGCATGATCCTCCAGGCCGAGGGCCCGAGCCCCAGCATGGACACCGCGAGCACCGGCGCGGCCACCCCGCCCAGGCCCCAAAGGAGGGTCTGCACGCTCACGTACCGTCCCCTGATCTCGGGGTCCGCTATCTCAGCCAGCAGGCTGCCGGCGGTCGGTATGTCCCCTCCTATGCCGAGGCCCACCATGAACCTCGAGAGGAGCAGCGCGTAGATCGACCAGGAGAGGGCCCCGAGCGCGGCGCCCGCGATGAAGAGCGTCGACACGTAGAGGTAGGAGCTCCTCCTCCCGAT
Protein-coding regions in this window:
- a CDS encoding MFS transporter, with the translated sequence MSVVPLLLGIGGFEDGFALLIAAAALPLMLRQLHISAVYTGLLISLPFMGSVAGALLFGRLGDVIGRRSSYLYVSTLFIAGAALGALSWSIYALLLSRFMVGLGIGGDIPTAGSLLAEIADPEIRGRYVSVQTLLWGLGGVAAPVLAVSMLGLGPSAWRIMLAFGGVPPALVLGLRGRVVESRHWSAHASVPRLSWRIRGVLGRLSFVSSSYFLTTLVLAVFANYTASALALALGLPAAESLLISALQWLAFLLGSSVVSARVDSVGRRPLMIVGAAGLAASLGSLALVSHGLYGLVPSLISSWVFGGILYSTNGVYSAELFPTSMRSTCNGICFASGRLGGFLGTLMLPLLALGSLFRGLPLALAPTFAILALAAALAAPRTERVPLDHLERGR